CttctttgataatattatttattaaaaagaaatattctaTTGAGATATGCAGCATACTGGATTGGTTTACAATTAGGTGAAGCCATACGAGTAGGTACGACTGTTAAAAGAAGACGAAGCACATGGCTTAGATATTCACTCTCTTGGCTGGTGGTTCAACGCTATCTGGAGAGTTTCTCTTTTTGCTCTCTGCTAtagttttctttatcaGGTCTTCAACTCTTGTTCCGATATGATCTAATAGTTTCTGTTTAACGTCCCCGGATTTTATGAGATTATATTCATAAAAGCTAGAAATATCAGATTGTTGTAATACGTCATCTCCTGAATGTTTCGATTCTTCATCTATTATACTCTCTATGGCTTCCACACttatttgtaatttttcacctttgttacttttcaaatcaaaaaaattatcttcTAAAATTCTATAATCTGTGAATAACTCGTTAAACCTTTGTGCGGTGACTGTAACTGGAAATCGATTCTTGAAGAAGTCCTTTGGGAACATAAATTTCTTatctattttattcttataCTGGATACCGCAGTAAATAAGTGATAATGCAATAAATGAGTAGCCATCGCATAACAAGGACACAGGTTGCGTTACTGCTTGAACAATGAAATTCCTTGCCTCCTGTAATACTTTAGGAAACACTTTTGTAAATTCTTCTGGTAAATCATAATCTCTATTAAATCTATAATAGCCACTAAACATTTCCTCGATCATTTCCTTTGGATTTTCGATATCTAAATCAAACCCAAATGAACACATTATAACTTTTTCATTCGTAACTAATTTATCTCGAACTTcccatttcaatttatccATATTCTTACCCTGTTGTCTTCCCATAATCTTCGGAGACTGTATTAAAAATTCGGCGGTAGCTTTCACGTATGCATCGATAGgtctattattttccattatTTTACAAGCAGTG
The Naumovozyma dairenensis CBS 421 chromosome 5, complete genome DNA segment above includes these coding regions:
- the BUR2 gene encoding Bur2p (similar to Saccharomyces cerevisiae BUR2 (YLR226W); ancestral locus Anc_8.429), encoding MMDSKAATSPSIENYPSTTDEAKKGPIATTTNASANKNLHNSLARPEPTEPPAKATPTPSFNARLLWPDMIRTPTNRWTFTCKEIIDKLGTDPYKSNEIKKSMEICLMYFYTLKKKLNLFDHTYTASCILFFRYWFIYDLSPNLMDSIHISHAILVTACKIMENNRPIDAYVKATAEFLIQSPKIMGRQQGKNMDKLKWEVRDKLVTNEKVIMCSFGFDLDIENPKEMIEEMFSGYYRFNRDYDLPEEFTKVFPKVLQEARNFIVQAVTQPVSLLCDGYSFIALSLIYCGIQYKNKIDKKFMFPKDFFKNRFPVTVTAQRFNELFTDYRILEDNFFDLKSNKGEKLQISVEAIESIIDEESKHSGDDVLQQSDISSFYEYNLIKSGDVKQKLLDHIGTRVEDLIKKTIAESKKRNSPDSVEPPAKRVNI